One genomic window of Rhizobium lentis includes the following:
- a CDS encoding Lrp/AsnC family transcriptional regulator: MEQLDRFDRDILDIVQRDCQLKAETIAERIGLSVSAVQRRLKRLREEGIIKAEVAVVDRKATGTSMVFIVGMEIERDNYDALAKFRVWAEKQDHIQQVYYVTGAVDLIAIVTARDVEHYDDIAALIMAENPQIRRMHTNVVLRDVKLGLFVPLE; encoded by the coding sequence ATGGAACAACTGGATCGTTTTGACCGTGACATTCTCGATATCGTCCAGCGCGACTGCCAGCTGAAGGCCGAAACGATTGCCGAGCGGATCGGCCTGTCGGTCTCGGCCGTGCAGCGGCGGTTGAAACGCCTGCGCGAGGAAGGGATCATCAAGGCGGAAGTCGCCGTCGTCGACCGCAAGGCGACGGGAACCTCGATGGTGTTCATCGTTGGGATGGAGATCGAGCGGGACAATTACGACGCGCTGGCGAAGTTTCGCGTTTGGGCCGAAAAGCAGGATCACATCCAGCAGGTCTATTACGTCACAGGCGCGGTCGATCTGATCGCGATCGTCACCGCCCGCGATGTCGAGCATTATGACGATATCGCCGCCCTGATCATGGCCGAAAACCCGCAGATCCGCCGCATGCATACGAATGTCGTGCTGCGGGACGTCAAGCTCGGCCTGTTCGTGCCGCTCGAATAA
- a CDS encoding LLM class flavin-dependent oxidoreductase, with product MSNQSEFLWYIPNDVRPGHRGDSAVENHNSLDTLTSHARALEEHGWNGALIGTGWGRPDTFTVAASLAARTTTFEPLIAIRPGYWRPANFASAAATLDHLSGGRVRVNIVSGKDNLAAYGDSEGDQAHRYSRTKEFMRLVRRLWTEEDVTFAGDHFRVADSTAVPRIEARGNRRHPKFYFGGASEAAERVAATEADVQLFWGEPLDGVRERIERLKALSRQLDRDLPPLEFGLRITTLVRDTTDQAWADAEAKVAEMAKNNGAGWHDHQRALAVGQQRLLALYERGDVLDDNLYTAPGKFGGGGAGTTWLVGSAADVARSLRNYQDLGITHFVLSDTPYLSEIKRQGDQLLPLLRG from the coding sequence ATGAGCAATCAATCCGAATTTCTCTGGTATATCCCGAACGATGTCAGACCCGGCCATCGAGGCGATTCCGCCGTCGAAAACCACAACAGCCTCGATACGTTGACCAGCCATGCGAGGGCGCTGGAGGAGCATGGCTGGAACGGTGCGCTCATCGGCACCGGCTGGGGTCGCCCCGATACCTTCACCGTCGCGGCTTCCCTTGCTGCGCGCACCACCACCTTCGAACCACTGATTGCGATCCGTCCAGGCTACTGGCGACCGGCGAATTTCGCTTCCGCCGCGGCGACGCTCGACCATCTCAGCGGCGGACGGGTGCGGGTCAACATCGTCTCGGGCAAGGACAATCTGGCCGCATACGGCGACAGTGAAGGCGACCAGGCGCATCGCTATAGCAGGACAAAGGAATTCATGCGGCTGGTGCGCAGGCTATGGACCGAAGAAGACGTCACCTTCGCCGGCGATCATTTCCGGGTCGCCGACTCCACTGCGGTGCCACGCATCGAGGCCCGCGGCAATCGCCGTCATCCCAAATTCTACTTTGGCGGCGCTTCCGAGGCAGCCGAACGAGTGGCCGCCACCGAAGCCGATGTCCAGCTTTTCTGGGGAGAGCCGCTGGATGGCGTCCGGGAGCGGATCGAGCGGCTGAAGGCGCTCAGCCGGCAGCTCGACCGCGACCTCCCGCCGCTGGAGTTCGGGTTGCGGATCACGACGCTGGTCCGGGACACCACGGATCAGGCCTGGGCCGATGCCGAAGCGAAGGTCGCCGAGATGGCCAAGAACAACGGTGCCGGCTGGCACGATCACCAGCGCGCACTCGCCGTCGGCCAGCAGCGCCTGCTCGCTCTTTATGAGCGCGGCGACGTCCTCGACGACAATCTTTACACCGCGCCGGGCAAGTTCGGCGGCGGCGGCGCCGGCACGACCTGGCTGGTCGGTTCGGCCGCGGACGTCGCTCGCTCACTGCGCAACTATCAGGATCTGGGGATCACGCATTTCGTGCTTTCGGATACGCCTTACCTCTCAGAGATCAAGCGTCAGGGCGATCAGCTTCTGCCGCTGCTGCGTGGCTGA
- a CDS encoding response regulator transcription factor: MTERPKIRVLLIDNHPLVLDGLKAVLETFDHIEVAGTAGLAQTGLDIARQIQPQVVLMDINMPKLSGIDAIELFRSELPQVRVVMLSMHDSREYISSSVMRGAAGYVLKDVSTDEIVAAIETVADGGTYFSSGVFDALMGERTEEGSDPLTPRERDILGLIVAGRSNREIAEALGITPATAETHRKNLKKKLSIATTAGLIRYALDHGVVAKIS; this comes from the coding sequence ATGACCGAGCGCCCGAAAATCAGGGTTCTCCTGATCGACAATCATCCCCTCGTGCTGGACGGCCTGAAGGCCGTGCTCGAGACCTTCGATCACATCGAAGTCGCCGGCACCGCCGGGCTTGCGCAAACAGGCCTCGATATCGCCCGGCAGATCCAGCCGCAGGTGGTACTGATGGACATCAACATGCCGAAACTCAGCGGCATCGACGCGATCGAGCTGTTCCGGAGCGAACTTCCGCAAGTCCGTGTCGTAATGCTCTCCATGCACGACAGCCGGGAGTATATTTCCTCTTCGGTCATGCGTGGCGCCGCCGGCTATGTCCTCAAAGATGTCTCGACGGACGAGATCGTCGCGGCCATTGAGACCGTGGCCGATGGGGGCACCTATTTCTCCTCGGGCGTCTTCGATGCGCTGATGGGCGAACGCACGGAGGAGGGGAGTGATCCCCTGACGCCGCGCGAGCGCGACATCCTCGGGCTGATCGTTGCCGGCAGGAGCAATCGGGAGATCGCGGAGGCGCTCGGGATCACCCCCGCCACGGCGGAAACACACCGCAAGAACCTCAAGAAGAAGCTCAGCATCGCCACCACGGCAGGCCTCATCCGTTATGCGCTCGATCACGGCGTCGTCGCCAAAATCAGCTAA
- a CDS encoding ABC transporter ATP-binding protein, with amino-acid sequence MSDQLFPALRVEDLHKSFGSQQVLKGISTEAHKSNVISIIGSSGSGKSTFLRCINFLETPDRGRIAVNGEEVALKAGRGGRLQPRNWRQIERLRTGLGMVFQSFNLWAHRTVLENVIEAPVHVMGIPRREAIEKAEILLNKVGLFDKRDAYPAFLSGGQQQRAAIARALCIDPAVMLFDEPTSALDPELVGEVLKVIRDLAEEGRTMLIVTHEMRFARDVSSRVLFLHQGRIEEEGPPEQIFGAPVSARCREFTGLSTH; translated from the coding sequence ATGTCAGATCAACTCTTTCCTGCTCTTCGCGTCGAAGATCTCCATAAAAGCTTCGGCTCGCAACAGGTTCTCAAGGGTATTTCGACTGAGGCCCACAAGTCGAATGTGATCTCCATTATCGGCTCATCGGGTTCTGGCAAGAGCACGTTCCTCAGATGCATCAATTTTCTGGAAACGCCGGATCGCGGCCGCATTGCCGTCAACGGCGAGGAAGTCGCGCTGAAAGCCGGCCGCGGCGGGCGGCTGCAGCCGCGCAACTGGCGGCAGATCGAACGGCTGCGCACCGGGCTTGGCATGGTCTTTCAGAGCTTCAATCTCTGGGCTCATCGCACGGTACTGGAAAACGTCATCGAAGCGCCGGTGCATGTGATGGGCATTCCCAGGCGCGAGGCGATCGAAAAGGCCGAGATCTTGCTCAACAAGGTCGGCCTCTTCGACAAGCGCGATGCTTACCCCGCTTTCCTCTCCGGCGGCCAGCAGCAGCGTGCGGCCATTGCGAGGGCGCTCTGCATCGATCCCGCCGTCATGCTGTTCGACGAGCCGACATCGGCGCTCGATCCGGAGCTGGTCGGCGAAGTCCTCAAGGTCATCCGCGATCTCGCGGAAGAAGGCCGCACCATGCTGATCGTCACGCATGAAATGCGCTTTGCACGGGATGTCTCGAGCCGCGTTCTCTTCCTGCATCAGGGACGGATCGAGGAGGAAGGTCCGCCGGAGCAGATATTCGGCGCGCCAGTCAGCGCCCGCTGCCGGGAGTTCACCGGTCTCAGCACCCATTGA
- the mctP gene encoding monocarboxylate uptake permease MctP: MTTDINGTALAVFIFFFALVTVMGFVASRWRKPETLAHIDEWGLGGRNFGTWITWFLVGGDFYTAYTVIAVPALVYTVGAYGFFALPYTIVVYPFVFMVMPVLWKRAKDFGYVTAADVVHGQYGSRGLELAVAATGVIATMPYIALQLVGMTAVLKALGLHGELPLAIAFIVLALYTYSAGLRAPALIAFVKDIMIYIVVIAAVALIPSKLGGYANVFASADAAFQAKGSGNLLLGGNQYVAYATLALGSALAAFMYPHTLTGIFASNSGKTIRKNAIMLPAYTLLLGLLALLGYMGHAANLKLDSANDVVPTLFKTLFSGWFSGFAFAAIAIGALVPAAVMSIGAANLFTRNFWKAYVDPKVSDAGEAKVAKVTSLVVKIGALLVILFLPTQFALDLQLLGGIWILQTLPALVFGLYTNWFRAPALLAGWFVGFCGGTFLVWDAGWKPLHLISLGGEPFTVYTGLLALAANITVAVVVNALLPASAPARA; this comes from the coding sequence ATGACGACTGACATCAACGGCACGGCGCTGGCCGTCTTCATTTTCTTTTTCGCCCTCGTCACCGTCATGGGCTTCGTCGCCAGCCGCTGGCGCAAGCCCGAGACGCTCGCCCATATCGATGAATGGGGCCTCGGCGGCCGCAACTTCGGCACCTGGATCACCTGGTTCCTCGTCGGCGGCGATTTCTATACCGCCTATACGGTGATTGCCGTCCCGGCGCTGGTTTATACCGTCGGCGCCTATGGCTTCTTTGCGCTGCCCTACACGATTGTCGTCTACCCCTTCGTCTTCATGGTCATGCCAGTCCTGTGGAAACGCGCCAAGGATTTCGGTTATGTCACGGCGGCAGACGTCGTCCACGGTCAGTATGGATCTCGCGGTCTGGAACTTGCCGTGGCTGCAACCGGCGTCATCGCCACCATGCCTTATATCGCCCTCCAGCTCGTCGGCATGACGGCGGTCCTGAAGGCACTCGGGCTCCACGGCGAATTGCCGCTCGCCATCGCCTTCATCGTGCTGGCACTCTACACCTACTCGGCGGGATTGCGCGCGCCGGCTCTGATCGCCTTCGTCAAGGACATCATGATCTATATCGTCGTGATCGCAGCCGTCGCACTCATCCCTTCGAAGCTAGGTGGTTATGCGAATGTCTTCGCTTCGGCTGATGCGGCCTTCCAGGCCAAGGGCTCAGGAAACCTGCTGCTCGGCGGCAATCAGTACGTCGCTTATGCCACGCTTGCTCTCGGTTCGGCGCTCGCAGCCTTCATGTATCCGCATACGCTGACCGGCATCTTTGCCTCCAACAGCGGCAAGACGATCCGCAAGAACGCGATCATGCTCCCCGCCTATACGCTGCTGCTCGGCCTTCTCGCACTGCTCGGCTATATGGGCCATGCGGCCAACCTGAAGCTCGACAGTGCCAATGATGTCGTTCCGACACTGTTCAAGACGCTGTTTTCCGGGTGGTTCTCCGGCTTCGCCTTTGCGGCGATCGCGATCGGCGCACTGGTGCCTGCGGCGGTGATGAGCATCGGTGCTGCCAATCTCTTCACCCGCAATTTCTGGAAAGCCTATGTCGACCCGAAAGTCAGCGATGCGGGCGAGGCCAAGGTCGCGAAGGTGACGTCGCTGGTGGTGAAGATCGGCGCGCTTCTCGTCATCCTCTTCCTGCCGACGCAATTCGCACTCGACCTGCAGCTGCTCGGCGGCATCTGGATCCTGCAGACGCTGCCGGCGCTCGTCTTCGGTCTCTACACCAACTGGTTCCGTGCACCTGCTCTGCTTGCTGGCTGGTTCGTCGGCTTCTGCGGCGGCACCTTCCTCGTTTGGGATGCTGGCTGGAAGCCACTCCATCTGATCAGCCTCGGCGGCGAGCCTTTCACCGTCTATACCGGCCTGCTGGCGCTGGCGGCAAACATCACCGTCGCAGTCGTCGTCAACGCCCTGCTTCCGGCCAGTGCCCCGGCTCGGGCGTAG
- a CDS encoding ABC transporter permease yields the protein MATAQQGILGLLSPYPPGWGGVLLTGAVSTVAISACALAIGLLLGTGGALGKLSGNRVLRLLLDVYTTVIRAVPELILIVGLYYAGTDGLNRLLAALDLPPVEVNGFVAAVAVLGFVQGAYMTEVLRGAILAIPIGQIEAAKAFGMGPVLRFRRILLPALLPNALPGLANLWMSVTKDSALVAVVGYQELALATRLAGASTKHYFVFFLASALLYLAITLASNVVFKLIEGRVRRGQPRLA from the coding sequence ATGGCGACCGCGCAACAAGGCATTCTGGGCTTGCTCTCCCCCTATCCTCCGGGATGGGGTGGTGTCCTGCTGACGGGCGCGGTCTCCACGGTCGCCATCTCGGCCTGCGCTCTTGCGATCGGCCTCCTACTCGGCACGGGCGGTGCGCTTGGGAAGCTCTCGGGCAATCGCGTGCTGCGCCTGCTGCTGGATGTCTATACCACGGTGATCCGCGCCGTTCCCGAGCTGATCCTGATCGTCGGGCTCTACTATGCGGGCACCGATGGCCTGAACCGGCTCCTGGCCGCGCTGGACCTGCCGCCGGTCGAGGTGAACGGCTTCGTCGCGGCCGTCGCCGTTTTGGGCTTCGTGCAGGGCGCCTATATGACGGAGGTGCTGCGCGGCGCGATCCTCGCCATTCCGATCGGCCAGATCGAGGCCGCCAAGGCCTTCGGCATGGGACCGGTGCTGCGGTTCCGCCGCATCCTGCTGCCGGCGCTGTTGCCGAACGCGCTGCCGGGTCTTGCCAATCTGTGGATGTCGGTCACCAAGGACAGCGCACTGGTCGCGGTCGTCGGCTATCAGGAACTGGCGCTCGCCACCCGTCTCGCCGGGGCGAGCACCAAACACTACTTCGTCTTCTTCCTCGCTTCGGCTCTTCTTTATCTCGCCATCACGCTCGCTTCCAACGTCGTCTTCAAACTGATCGAAGGGCGAGTGCGGCGGGGACAGCCGCGTCTTGCCTGA
- a CDS encoding ABC transporter permease gives MSFTWISSYWPLLLTGAWQTVSLLVISVVFGFVLAIGLAFAQVSGGRLTRLAARGYCTFFRGTPLLIQLWLLYYGVGSLLPMIPGIRQSLFWPILREGFFFASVSFTLNYAAYEAEVLRGALLAVPKGELEAGQAFGLSPWKLTRRIWLPRAIRIALPTIAGEIVMQLKATPLAFTVTVMDLYAVANKVRQDTLLVYEPLLVVTLFYLALTAVIARVFRGLEAQVPVRR, from the coding sequence ATGAGTTTCACCTGGATCTCCTCCTATTGGCCGCTGCTTCTGACCGGTGCCTGGCAGACCGTCTCGCTGCTTGTCATTTCCGTGGTGTTCGGTTTCGTCCTCGCCATCGGTCTCGCTTTCGCGCAGGTGAGCGGCGGCAGGCTGACGAGGCTCGCCGCCCGCGGCTACTGCACTTTCTTCCGCGGCACGCCGCTGCTGATCCAGCTTTGGCTCCTTTACTACGGGGTCGGCTCGCTGTTGCCGATGATCCCCGGCATCCGCCAGAGCCTGTTCTGGCCGATCCTGCGTGAGGGCTTTTTCTTCGCTTCCGTCAGCTTCACGCTTAACTACGCGGCCTATGAGGCGGAGGTATTGCGCGGTGCGCTGCTTGCCGTTCCCAAGGGCGAGCTGGAGGCCGGCCAAGCCTTCGGCCTGTCGCCCTGGAAGCTGACCCGCCGCATCTGGCTGCCGCGCGCCATCCGCATCGCCCTGCCGACCATCGCGGGAGAGATCGTCATGCAGCTCAAGGCAACGCCGCTCGCCTTCACGGTGACGGTGATGGATCTCTACGCCGTCGCCAACAAGGTTCGCCAGGACACGCTGCTCGTCTACGAACCGCTGCTTGTCGTCACCCTCTTCTATCTCGCCCTGACCGCAGTCATCGCCCGCGTCTTTCGAGGTCTCGAAGCGCAGGTGCCGGTTCGCCGCTAG
- a CDS encoding HAMP domain-containing methyl-accepting chemotaxis protein produces MNSIKSFGIAVRLTLGFSFLVLLMAGLAIYSAVEVAKINSDLETINDVNSVKQRFAINYRGSVHDRAIAIRDVTLVTSADERKAAEALIDKLAATYAENEKRMADMVASPAGATDQEKAVLAEIAGIQAKTNPLVAEIIALQEKGDGEAARKVLLEQARPAFVEWLGAINKFIDYQEALNKTIGGEVRSSASEFKPIVLTALGIAALLSVVAAVITSRTIVGPLAKLQLSLKAMAEGNLDGDRRLEARGDEIGKLARAVAGLRDAISAKAEREADAESRRAVAERQRLEQDADERRTLAEQTDQAVGRLGEALQALADGDLTQQIDTPFIPSLEKLRADFNAAVEKLRAAMQKVSQNASAIAAGAQEIRSASDDLAKRTEQQAASVEETAAALEEITTTVADSSHRAQEAGQLVRKTKDNAERSGSVVRDAVDAMGKIESSATEIGSIIGVIDEIAFQTNLLALNAGVEAARAGEAGKGFAVVAQEVRELAQRSAKAAKEIKELINASNGHVKSGVALVGETGKALQEIATQVQQVDGNVGAIVGASQEQATGLKEINAAVNRMDQGTQQNAAMVEEATAAAHNLAKEADALFQLLSQFNIGGAVASRRMTQPAAAAQHAQPVASPARQMIAKIGKSIQGGAAVQGNTALAGDWEEF; encoded by the coding sequence ATGAACAGCATTAAGAGTTTCGGGATCGCGGTGCGTCTCACCCTCGGCTTCAGCTTCCTGGTTCTGCTGATGGCCGGCCTGGCCATCTATTCGGCGGTAGAGGTTGCGAAGATCAATAGCGATCTTGAAACGATCAATGACGTCAACAGCGTCAAGCAACGCTTTGCCATCAACTATCGCGGCAGCGTGCATGATCGGGCGATCGCCATTCGTGACGTGACCCTGGTGACCTCGGCGGATGAACGCAAGGCGGCCGAGGCGCTGATCGATAAGCTCGCGGCCACTTATGCCGAAAATGAAAAGCGCATGGCCGACATGGTTGCATCCCCGGCAGGTGCGACGGATCAGGAAAAAGCCGTTCTCGCCGAGATCGCCGGCATTCAGGCGAAAACCAATCCTCTGGTCGCCGAGATCATTGCGCTGCAGGAGAAGGGCGACGGCGAAGCGGCCCGCAAGGTCCTGCTCGAACAGGCCCGTCCGGCCTTCGTGGAGTGGCTCGGCGCCATCAATAAATTCATCGACTATCAGGAAGCGCTGAACAAAACGATCGGCGGTGAGGTTCGCAGTTCCGCAAGCGAGTTCAAGCCGATCGTACTGACGGCGCTCGGCATCGCGGCTCTGCTCTCTGTTGTCGCTGCGGTCATCACATCCCGCACGATTGTCGGCCCGCTGGCAAAACTCCAGCTTTCGCTGAAAGCGATGGCGGAAGGCAATCTCGATGGCGATCGCCGCCTCGAAGCGCGCGGCGACGAGATCGGCAAGCTCGCGCGCGCCGTGGCCGGCTTGCGTGACGCGATTTCGGCGAAGGCCGAACGGGAGGCCGATGCGGAAAGCAGGCGGGCTGTCGCGGAGCGGCAACGCCTCGAGCAGGATGCCGACGAACGTCGCACCCTTGCCGAGCAAACGGACCAGGCTGTCGGCCGGCTCGGCGAAGCCTTGCAGGCGCTGGCAGACGGCGACCTCACGCAGCAGATCGACACGCCCTTCATCCCGTCTCTGGAAAAGCTCCGTGCCGACTTCAATGCCGCGGTCGAAAAGCTGCGTGCCGCCATGCAGAAGGTTTCTCAGAACGCCAGCGCCATCGCGGCCGGCGCGCAGGAGATTCGATCGGCCTCGGACGATCTCGCCAAGCGGACCGAACAGCAGGCCGCTTCCGTCGAGGAAACCGCCGCTGCTCTGGAAGAGATCACGACGACCGTCGCCGACTCCAGCCACAGGGCCCAGGAAGCCGGGCAGCTCGTCCGCAAGACCAAGGACAATGCGGAACGCTCGGGCAGCGTCGTCCGCGATGCGGTCGACGCCATGGGCAAGATCGAATCCTCCGCCACCGAGATCGGCAGCATCATCGGCGTGATCGACGAGATCGCCTTCCAGACCAACCTGCTGGCGCTGAATGCCGGCGTGGAAGCCGCCCGCGCCGGTGAAGCAGGCAAGGGCTTTGCCGTCGTTGCCCAGGAAGTGCGCGAATTGGCGCAGCGTTCCGCCAAGGCGGCAAAGGAAATCAAGGAACTGATCAACGCTTCGAACGGCCATGTGAAAAGCGGCGTCGCCCTGGTCGGCGAGACCGGAAAGGCCCTGCAGGAGATTGCGACGCAGGTTCAGCAGGTCGACGGCAATGTCGGCGCGATCGTCGGCGCTTCGCAGGAACAGGCGACGGGGCTGAAAGAGATCAACGCCGCTGTCAACAGGATGGATCAGGGCACGCAGCAGAACGCCGCCATGGTGGAAGAAGCCACAGCCGCCGCCCATAACCTCGCCAAGGAAGCCGATGCGCTGTTCCAGTTGCTGAGCCAGTTCAATATTGGCGGAGCGGTGGCATCGAGGCGCATGACGCAGCCCGCTGCAGCGGCGCAGCACGCTCAACCTGTCGCCTCCCCCGCTCGGCAGATGATTGCGAAGATCGGCAAGTCGATCCAGGGCGGCGCGGCGGTCCAGGGGAACACGGCATTGGCCGGCGATTGGGAAGAATTCTGA
- a CDS encoding cache domain-containing protein — MTLRHQIIALAIVPLVISILAITTFITWQSANLAKNSIGTFEQNMLKTKEGEILNLTNLALSAIHTIYDKAGPDDAAAKRQVAEILTSLDYGRDGYFFVYDYDGNNIVHPRQSFRHGQNWLDLTDPDGDKVIAELIATAKAGGGLHQYKWQKPSTGQIADKLSFVVSLDKWHWVVGTGVYLDDVFAQSAAANAVMRANITKTFVIVALIAVPSVLVVFTTCMLLTFHERRMADGRLKELTQRVIDTQEEERARLARELHDGISQNLVGVRYAMDLAGRKVRTNVDDAALTIDRGIEALNGAIKEIRRLSHDLRPRVLDDLGLTAALEALCYHFAERTGIETTIDASRFTGTLKAEASTALYRVAQEAFNNVERHSSASKLSVKLWSDGGRARMTISDNGTGFDGSKNGGSGLGLRNMQERMAHFRGLLLIDSDETGTTLTAMMPRSANLPAGKQAEAA; from the coding sequence TTGACGTTACGACACCAGATCATCGCATTGGCGATCGTTCCGCTCGTGATTTCGATCCTTGCGATCACCACCTTCATCACCTGGCAATCGGCAAACCTCGCCAAGAACAGCATCGGCACGTTCGAGCAGAACATGCTGAAGACGAAGGAAGGCGAAATCCTCAACCTGACCAACCTTGCCCTGTCCGCCATTCATACGATCTATGACAAGGCCGGCCCCGACGACGCGGCCGCCAAACGGCAGGTGGCTGAGATCCTGACCTCGCTCGACTACGGCAGGGACGGCTATTTCTTCGTCTACGACTATGACGGCAACAATATCGTCCATCCGCGCCAGAGCTTCCGGCATGGGCAGAATTGGCTGGATCTCACTGATCCGGATGGCGACAAGGTTATTGCCGAGCTGATCGCCACCGCAAAGGCAGGCGGCGGTCTGCATCAGTACAAATGGCAGAAACCGTCCACCGGCCAGATCGCCGACAAGCTCTCCTTCGTCGTCAGCCTCGACAAATGGCACTGGGTGGTGGGAACCGGCGTCTACCTGGACGATGTCTTTGCCCAGAGTGCGGCCGCCAACGCGGTGATGCGCGCCAATATTACGAAGACCTTCGTCATCGTCGCACTGATCGCCGTGCCCTCGGTGCTCGTCGTTTTCACGACCTGCATGCTCCTGACGTTCCATGAGCGCCGCATGGCCGACGGCCGCCTCAAGGAACTGACGCAGCGGGTCATCGATACCCAGGAAGAAGAGCGCGCGCGGCTGGCACGCGAGCTGCATGACGGCATTTCCCAGAACCTGGTCGGCGTGCGTTATGCGATGGATCTCGCGGGCCGCAAGGTCCGGACCAATGTCGACGACGCGGCGCTAACCATCGATCGCGGTATCGAGGCGCTGAACGGCGCCATCAAGGAAATCCGGCGGCTTTCGCACGATCTGCGTCCCCGCGTGCTCGACGATCTCGGCCTGACGGCGGCGCTGGAGGCTCTCTGTTATCATTTTGCCGAGCGAACTGGGATCGAGACGACGATCGACGCTTCACGCTTTACCGGCACATTGAAGGCCGAGGCAAGCACCGCCCTCTATCGCGTCGCCCAGGAAGCCTTCAACAATGTCGAGCGGCACTCGAGCGCCTCAAAGCTTTCGGTCAAGCTGTGGAGCGACGGCGGCCGAGCCCGCATGACGATTTCAGACAACGGCACTGGCTTCGATGGCAGCAAGAACGGTGGATCGGGCCTTGGCCTGCGCAACATGCAGGAGCGGATGGCCCACTTCCGGGGCCTGCTGCTCATCGACAGCGACGAAACCGGCACGACGCTGACGGCGATGATGCCGAGATCGGCCAATCTGCCCGCCGGCAAGCAGGCGGAAGCCGCATGA
- a CDS encoding DUF3311 domain-containing protein — protein MEKPRSNAALWLLIIPFIGLLWPPFYNLREPSLFGFPFFYWYQLLWVPITATLTWIAYRSTRHDD, from the coding sequence ATGGAAAAACCACGTAGCAATGCAGCACTCTGGCTGCTGATCATTCCGTTCATAGGTCTACTCTGGCCGCCATTCTACAATCTTCGCGAGCCGTCGCTTTTCGGCTTTCCCTTCTTCTACTGGTATCAGCTTCTGTGGGTGCCGATCACCGCGACGCTGACCTGGATCGCCTACCGGAGCACTCGCCATGACGACTGA
- a CDS encoding transporter substrate-binding domain-containing protein translates to MKLLPMLFAGAALALSAVTAQAEVRFGVMNESYPPFFAKDASGQWHGWEIDLMNAVCEEMKEKCSIVDISWDGLIPALQSKKFDVIWSSMSNTEERSKVIDFTDKYYNTPSTLIGPKDQNPGATAEDVKGKTIGIQVSTIQSEYYKKYFASVAEEKTYQTLDEAFQDLASGRIDYVFGDSLALDAFLKSDAGKDCCANMGDVADDKEILGAGVSGGLRKEDTELKAKLNKAIAAVRADGQYDAITKKYFDFDIYGAK, encoded by the coding sequence ATGAAACTGCTCCCCATGCTCTTTGCCGGCGCGGCACTTGCTCTTTCCGCGGTCACGGCACAGGCCGAAGTCCGCTTCGGCGTCATGAACGAATCCTATCCGCCGTTCTTTGCCAAGGATGCCTCGGGGCAGTGGCACGGATGGGAGATCGACCTGATGAACGCCGTCTGCGAAGAGATGAAGGAGAAATGCTCGATCGTCGACATTTCCTGGGATGGTCTCATTCCGGCTCTTCAGAGCAAGAAGTTCGACGTAATCTGGTCGTCGATGTCGAACACCGAGGAACGCTCGAAAGTGATCGACTTCACTGACAAATATTACAACACGCCGAGCACACTGATCGGCCCCAAGGACCAGAACCCGGGGGCCACCGCCGAGGATGTGAAGGGCAAGACCATCGGCATCCAGGTCTCGACGATCCAGTCGGAATATTACAAGAAGTATTTTGCCAGTGTCGCCGAGGAAAAGACCTACCAGACGCTCGACGAGGCTTTCCAGGATCTCGCCTCCGGCCGCATCGACTATGTCTTTGGCGATTCGCTCGCGCTTGACGCTTTCCTGAAAAGCGATGCCGGCAAGGATTGCTGCGCCAATATGGGCGATGTCGCCGACGACAAGGAGATCCTCGGGGCTGGCGTTTCGGGCGGCCTGCGCAAGGAAGATACCGAGCTGAAAGCCAAGCTGAACAAGGCGATCGCTGCGGTTCGCGCTGATGGCCAGTATGACGCGATCACCAAGAAATACTTCGATTTCGATATTTACGGCGCGAAGTAA